aaatttttttaaaaataaatgcaatGTATAGATTTAAAGCATTGaatgtaaaaaagaaagaaaaaaatgcatgccTCTTTTATAGTAGGTATCCTCACGATTCTTCTATTTAACTTTGACGGCTACTTACACTATTCCTACTAATCTATAGGATTTTCAATGTCTGTATTTTACATTGCCCGTAGCTAATAAAAGAATCTTGCTTTTTCTATATCCCTAGTATGATGGTAGAAAATTGAGGCAAACCTTGAAGTGCTTGAAGTAAAATGGAAAAGTCTTCATCTGGCGTCCAACTTGTGCTTGAAACCAAAACAGGGAGTTTCTCCTTCAGTTTTGCTAAGTCCATGTACTTGTCCCTTAACATGGATCGAACAGAAAATCTGTCAGATTTCCCTTCATCTGAGATAAGATTAAATGCATCATTTGGGCGATCATGCAGGACTGTTGCTCTGTGAAAAAAATGACCTAGTAAGTAGTGCatataaaatgaattaaaaaattttgcgTATTCATTTGCACTAGAATTTATTTTATTGGTACGCGTTTCTGAGCTATCCTCAGCTGAAAGCAAACACCATATTTTCTGCTCCGGCAGGTGTATGGCTGATCATAGAAAGTATTTggtaaataatttaataattaataattggTGCTATACATTGGCAGTGAGTTTATCTTTAACTTGCCCTGGTTGTTGATAGGTTGCATTTGCAACGTGACAAACCATCCTTCGGATTAAAagggtcaaaaaaattatttttcaaacatccCAGTAGAAGGCTGAATAGGTGGTATGATGGAACTGTGTGTGCAGCCAAATGGGTCAGCAAGGGctaagtattttttaaattcatttttttaaaatactgaaTGACTTGAGAtcccagtaatttttttaatctttttgcTTTGAATTAACAGAGAAAATCTATTTTGAAGTTGCCAAAATCTGGATCcataaaaaacaatatttttggatGTTTGTCATAAGGGGTTTTGTCGTAGGGAAGCAAGGAAGTCGACATTTGTTGACTGCCTGAAGCCTACCTGAAGACATGATGTATGTAGTTAAGTCATCACGACTGTCCATCAAATGTTAATCAGCTTTTTCTCCCACTTGAAgtgcttttttgaacttttgaacaaattttggggttttttcATGAGATCTAAGAGTAGGATcatatgggtgatttcacgataacaggaatagttaaaatgtgaaataccttagaaataaaagtgcaccaattttaacaggatttcattacctcattttaaaggtattaaacttcctttttccagctttggcacgctctattttgattcagtgcaaagttaaagtgattgataaacaagccattgaatcaggtatcagcgcttcccgcgggactgctggaggtccacgcaaacatggcggccctgccaaattgtgtcggttacgtaacagacacagcgtaaccgacactcaaaaatgtgagattaaagatgatacaacagatgaaacttggcaattcttgagttatgaggtggaattaatgctgccttaaaagttttctaagctttggagacttccttttagtttaatactattaaattgaggtttttgcgtagtgaggaattagtgctacacacgtaaaaatcactggttttcataataattaaagttttcattgtaaaaaaaagtgacttatTAGTAATAGctttgtcaagaagacttcagcgaacaatttgatggcagttctgaaactcctgactccatctggcgagataaacactgcactttatacaactgcaaaaatttgttgccaaatgtggcgacacctctttcttatgacttttctcgctcaataataaacatttcacttcaaactggcaattttcttgaacactagagtctcttttcagcaaatattgccaaagagttcatgatcagtactgatttgttaccgcaaattgctcttttgcttcaaaatcggggttggcgacgcgtaaccgaccggacattttcggcctttaaagtctcatattattaaatataataataattcatcatattttttagcatggataggttcagggacatcattcctattgattaattaatttggttttcaatcgttttgcccggTGTCGTTCaaaacccacggcgacacgactattcctattatcgtgaaatcacccatatgttgaatattctgtaaaaatgttacCCTGCTGACCACAAAAGTACAGTAAAGATAAAGAATGGTAATTGAGCTGCTGTTTTTCGTAAAAGAATTCATTCAGCAATTtaacaaatagaaaaaaaaggaaaaactggTAGATGCTCCATacagtttttatcagcataatACTTAATTTCTACATCTATTCTGTCAatgttaaaatttataatttttcatttaaggtGTCAATGAGTTTAATGTAGGTGTAGAAAACTTACATGATTCCCCATTTCTCTGCTAGGTCCTCCTTCATGGCTTTAGTGACACATAGATTCGCATCTGCTTTTCTGCCAAAGTACTCTTCTGTCCACTTGGAAATCTTGACTAACTTGTGTTGCTGGCCGAGAGAAAGCGCCAGAATTGTATAAGCATAATTATGCCAATCAATAATGAAGCAGGACTGCATTAGACGACAAAAAAACCAGCAAACAGGCATGGTTGGAATGCATGGAGGATTTTGAACCAATACGAATGAGGTTCGACCGATCAGGAGCAGtgataaaaataagacaaaGCTCTGCCAAAGCACTTTGATAGGATACGCGATCAGGAGAGgcaagtctgaaaatttttgagaagttcAATCATTAGAAATTGCAAATATCTCGGACTCATACCTAAAACATGTTCATATTAATTATACTTACAGCTTGTACTTACAAACCTTGCCTACCAGCAGTAAATACTGATTGAAGTATATAGAAATACAAGAAAGGCAAAAATAAGCTGTACACAACAACATTCATGGGATGGTCCTGAGTGACTAATAACTGCTCTGTCTGAAGCGCAATTCAGACAGTTCAACTTTTTGGAGGTTCAGAGCATTTGAAAAAAGTAGGTTTGTGCAATATCTCCAGGGAATTAGGTAATGAAACTGAATGGTCACATACATGTAAAAAGATGCATAAGCTCACttaaatgtttttaagggtccAAAAAACAATACTTCTGATCAATTTTGATGAGTTCAATTTAGGTACCATGGCATTGATTTCCGAGGCATATATCTATATGATTTGGTAAGACACCGTAGGATAAATAAGGAGGAAAACTTACATGAACGGAAATCTGGACATGGAGCAAGATAATGGACAGTGATATTGTTAGAGTCTCCGATTGCTTTGGGTAAAGTTGATCCTGCAAAGCCAACGagatgaacttcaaaattttctttagcGAGAGACTGAGCGTGGTATAACATCCTTGGGCTTCGCCCAAGATCTCCCAACACCACCACTGTTACTTTTTTACGAGCCATGATTATGTGTAGTGGTGTTGCAgttaattaattgaaaaataacttATAAGAAAGCCACATGGCAGTGTACGACATTGACAACTGTGACAACACTTCGCACTTCGTGGTCGGTTCGGTGTTGTTGAACAAAATGTAAACACTGATAAGAAATCGACGTTGCCGGCTGACTATTTTCAAAATAGTTATTGGGCCCTGGTATAAAAATATCCGCTAGAGCCTTGGATTTAACTACTTCTTTCATCAGCTCCAGtacacaaaagaaaatgaaaaaattgctaaatgacatgaaattcaattttccctTTCTTGaagttaattaattaaaaaggaGTGTTTGAGTTTCTAAGACATTTTGGCAGCAGCGCCAAAAACATAACCTGAAAGGCTTGACTGTttgtaaataaaacaaaaaatcagcaaaatcgCCGCCGCTGCCCCTGGCTGCCCGttctttttgtgaattttcgaTTGTATTGTCTCAAAGtaacttaaattttaaagaggaatgTGCTCTTAGTCTATACTAATCTCGTCTGAAGTTGTAATGATACAGTGCTTCATTTAAtatcattgtttttcttctgatcCTAAGTTAGTGTTCAGCAGTCGCATTGGATCTCTTCTGGAATCGCAACACCATGGAGTTggtgtattcaattttttccaagccGACTCCAAAAGTAGAGGGTTTTGAGAACCGATGTTTAAGGTAATTCTTTCCAGTTCCTCACACCAACCACTTATCAATTGCATCCTGTTTTATAATAAACAAAAATGCTCACGTTGATACACAGCTTTAAGTGGTGAACTTTGCGAGATATGTGGAATTCTTTAAAAGTAACAACCCAAAAAGCGATCAAATGGGGAAATCATTGCATCTTGATGAGGCTCAAATCTCAGCCTCTAAGTTATTCAGTTAAGTTTGCCCCTTTTCGCATGTTATCCTAGCGCCACAAGAACGAATACCCATTGTTAAAACCTTGTGGCCTTTAATGTTAAATTTACCACAATGTTAGCACCAGCATAGTGGGAGGAAGAAGCTGTATTCAAAATCATTCTGTAAGGACAAATACTCTTCATTTTCATCTAAGTATGTTCTGTGCTTTTAGTTCCAACCAGTTActtaccttaatttttttgctCAGGTTCATCGAAGGAAAATCAATAGTTCGTTTATCAACCAGAAATGTCGTTGCATGGAGCACACATGTTGATCTAGACGATTCCAGTAACAAACCGTCTGAGTACAACGTTTATGTAGCAGATCTGAATGTCCCATGGCATCATCACAAGTAAGATGACTTTAGTTTGCTCTCTTTCacagacttttttttaatgtacctGCACTTCTAATTTTTGATAGACACAGtacagtttttataaatttcgtTTTTATGAATTATATTTGATGCCTCTtgcgatttgaaattttttttcaggtttacAGAAACTATTCTTTTTGATAATAGCAATAATGAAATTTTCCCGCTACCcaacttatttaaatttttacaattgaaaTCCCTCTCCTTAAAaccttaaaacatttttagttATTCCTTTATCAATGATTTGACAAAGGTAAAAATAGTTTCCATTTTTGTATCACAGATCCTGCAATGGGAAATTCTTtagtgtgcaaaaatttaagGTCTTTTTGTAAATTCAGGTAAGTAGATTCTTACTTTCTCAGTGCATGACCCAAGTTTCAATCATGATTTCTCCTTATACttcaatatttccaaaattaatatTGGCAGTCATTGATTTCAGGGTAACTTCTTGTGAAATGTTTGTGACTGCTTTGGAATGGGATTTTTGCGGACTTCTACTGTTGATTGCTGATGCATCTGGTCAAGTGGGTATCTGGGAATTCAAAGATTTTTCCCTAAATGAATGGGTTTGCGTTGGAACTGTGTCATTCCATGGAGAATACATTATTGGTGGAACATTTTTCCACAATGGCAAAAAAGTAAGATGAATACCTCTAAATTATAATCCAGATTAGGAATGCCACCATCACAATAATTTTTATCtacaaatcaatttttcgaaatgAAATGTGAAATGTATACTCACCATCAGAAAGTTTcctttttgaaaggaaatataGAAAACctgtctgaaaaattgttaaatattgaaattttactcATGGAAAATGCAGGGTCATTGTAGTCTGGTATAttagaaaatacagaaaaaagaaaagttctagtcttttcttttcctgatGAAACCAGTTTTACTGAGTTTCTAGCATTTCttttaattggactgagttaagcagaaaggaaccaacccacattttggaaaaaattgagttatgagtggtt
The genomic region above belongs to Bemisia tabaci chromosome 8, PGI_BMITA_v3 and contains:
- the Alg1 gene encoding chitobiosyldiphosphodolichol beta-mannosyltransferase, producing MARKKVTVVVLGDLGRSPRMLYHAQSLAKENFEVHLVGFAGSTLPKAIGDSNNITVHYLAPCPDFRSYLPLLIAYPIKVLWQSFVLFLSLLLIGRTSFVLVQNPPCIPTMPVCWFFCRLMQSCFIIDWHNYAYTILALSLGQQHKLVKISKWTEEYFGRKADANLCVTKAMKEDLAEKWGIIATVLHDRPNDAFNLISDEGKSDRFSVRSMLRDKYMDLAKLKEKLPVLVSSTSWTPDEDFSILLQALQAYDEDGPSEMLCVITGKGPEKDYYKEQIRNRQWKKVSIVTPWLDAEDYPLLLGVADLGVCLHASSSGLDLPMKVVDMFGCGLPVCALDFKCLGELVRHGENGFVFKNSSDLHRQILNWFRNFPSLHQDNQLIKDNVKTFRKTMWHANWCSNAKPLFS